A window of the Blattabacterium cuenoti genome harbors these coding sequences:
- the glmS gene encoding glutamine--fructose-6-phosphate transaminase (isomerizing), translated as MCGIIGYLGYRNAYPILIEGLKKLEYRGYDSSGISVFFKNGYNLYKSKGKISELENKIYSSGIIIKGNTGIGHTRWATHGSTDDINAHPHVSNSNDLVMIHNGIIENYHAIKIILLNNGFTFKSKTDTEVLVNLIEYIKSENKLSLEEAVRISLNEVIGAYSIAIVDKSNPETIIIAKLGSPITIGVGNKEFFIASDPIPFAQYTKNVIYLRDGEMAILRKNKNLDLRKIINNNKLNPIIKKLKINLKEIEKGEYKHFMLKEIYDQPKTILDTLRGRLLISSNEKTIHISGIESNKEKFINAKSITIIACGTSWHSGLIGEYLLEKFTRIPVEVEYASEFRYRDPIIGKKDIIIAISQSGETADTLSALKLAKSKGAFIFGICNIAGSSIARNVDAGAYTHAGPEIGVASTKAFTGQITVLMLMALKIGIYKSTIDNKLYKRLCKELNNIPYKISKVLKIHNYIKKISKIYCEENNFLYLGRGINFPVALEGALKLKEVSYIHAEGFPAAEMKHGPIALIDDNMPVIVIAPIKGFYEKIVSNIQEIKARKGKIIAIINEGDVQVNMLADHVIKIPSTHEYLCPLITVIPLQLLAYQIACIRGENVDQPRNLAKSVTVE; from the coding sequence ATGTGTGGTATAATTGGATATTTAGGTTATAGGAATGCTTATCCTATTCTTATTGAAGGATTAAAAAAATTAGAATACAGAGGATATGATAGTTCTGGAATATCTGTTTTTTTTAAAAATGGATATAATTTATATAAATCTAAAGGCAAAATATCTGAATTAGAAAATAAAATATATTCTTCAGGGATTATAATAAAAGGAAATACTGGAATTGGTCACACTAGATGGGCAACACATGGATCAACAGATGATATAAATGCACACCCTCATGTTTCCAATTCTAATGATCTTGTAATGATTCATAATGGAATTATAGAAAATTATCATGCAATAAAGATTATATTATTAAATAATGGTTTTACTTTTAAAAGTAAAACAGATACAGAAGTTCTTGTTAACTTGATAGAATATATTAAAAGTGAAAATAAACTATCTTTAGAAGAAGCTGTAAGAATTTCATTAAATGAAGTAATTGGAGCTTATTCTATAGCAATAGTAGATAAATCAAATCCAGAAACAATTATTATTGCAAAATTGGGATCTCCAATTACTATTGGAGTAGGAAATAAAGAATTTTTTATAGCATCTGATCCTATACCATTTGCTCAATATACTAAAAATGTTATTTATTTAAGAGATGGAGAAATGGCTATTTTAAGAAAAAATAAAAATTTAGATCTTAGAAAAATTATTAATAATAATAAACTTAATCCTATTATAAAAAAATTAAAAATTAATTTAAAAGAAATTGAAAAAGGAGAATATAAACATTTTATGTTAAAAGAAATTTATGATCAACCTAAAACAATTTTAGATACATTACGTGGTAGATTATTAATTTCTTCTAATGAAAAAACTATTCATATTAGTGGAATAGAATCAAACAAAGAAAAATTTATTAATGCAAAATCTATTACTATAATTGCTTGTGGAACTTCTTGGCATTCTGGATTAATTGGAGAATATTTATTAGAAAAATTTACTAGAATACCAGTAGAAGTAGAATATGCTTCTGAATTTAGATACAGAGATCCAATTATAGGAAAAAAAGATATAATAATTGCTATTTCACAATCAGGAGAAACAGCTGATACATTATCAGCATTGAAATTAGCAAAAAGTAAAGGAGCTTTTATTTTTGGAATTTGTAATATAGCTGGATCTTCTATTGCTAGAAATGTTGATGCAGGAGCTTATACTCATGCAGGTCCAGAAATTGGTGTTGCATCTACAAAAGCTTTCACTGGACAAATTACTGTTCTTATGTTAATGGCATTAAAAATAGGAATTTACAAATCTACTATAGATAATAAATTATATAAAAGATTATGTAAAGAATTAAACAATATTCCATATAAAATAAGTAAAGTATTAAAAATACATAATTATATAAAAAAAATATCAAAAATATATTGTGAAGAAAATAATTTTCTCTATTTAGGTAGAGGAATAAATTTTCCTGTAGCATTAGAAGGTGCTTTAAAATTAAAAGAAGTTTCATATATTCATGCAGAAGGATTTCCAGCTGCAGAAATGAAACATGGTCCTATAGCATTAATAGATGACAATATGCCAGTTATTGTCATAGCTCCTATAAAAGGTTTTTATGAAAAAATAGTAAGTAATATTCAAGAAATAAAAGCTAGAAAAGGAAAAATTATAGCTATAATTAATGAAGGAGATGTTCAGGTTAATATGTTAGCTGATCATGTAATAAAAATTCCTAGTACACATGAATATTTATGTCCACTAATAACAGTTATTCCTCTTCAACTATTAGCATATCAAATTGCTTGTATACGAGGAGAAAATGTTGATCAACCAAGAAATTTAGCTAAATCTGTAACAGTAGAATAA
- a CDS encoding glycogen/starch synthase, whose amino-acid sequence MTDKRILYVSSDLFPFSPDNSISLSVLKAAKFMQSVGNDVRLFMPKFGLINERRHQLHEVIRLSGMNLLINNVEHSLLIKVASIPDAKLQVYFIDNEEYFKRKAVDKDENGIFFQDNDERSLFFTKGVLETVKKLNWKPDIIHIYGWISFFIPIYLKKIFKNDIVYKNTKLIVSIYNNPFIGILNKNIIRKIQFDGIKSGKLKLLENPNYNNLTKLCMYFSDAIIKGDINLQEEIENFLDLNRLLVLKYYPIEKIETVYKKFYKKIFL is encoded by the coding sequence ATGACAGATAAACGTATACTATATGTTTCTTCGGATTTGTTTCCATTTTCTCCGGATAATTCAATTTCTTTATCGGTTTTAAAAGCAGCTAAATTTATGCAATCTGTAGGGAATGATGTACGTTTATTTATGCCTAAATTTGGTTTAATAAATGAAAGAAGACATCAATTACATGAAGTAATTCGCTTGTCTGGTATGAATTTATTAATTAATAATGTGGAACATTCATTATTAATAAAAGTAGCATCTATTCCTGATGCTAAATTACAAGTTTATTTTATAGATAATGAAGAATATTTTAAAAGGAAAGCTGTTGATAAAGATGAAAATGGAATTTTTTTTCAAGATAATGATGAAAGATCTTTATTTTTTACAAAAGGAGTATTAGAAACTGTAAAAAAATTGAATTGGAAACCAGATATAATTCATATATACGGATGGATAAGTTTTTTTATTCCTATATATTTAAAAAAAATTTTTAAAAATGATATTGTATATAAAAATACAAAATTAATAGTTTCTATTTATAACAATCCTTTCATAGGAATTTTGAATAAAAATATTATAAGAAAAATTCAATTTGATGGAATTAAATCAGGTAAATTAAAATTATTAGAAAATCCTAATTATAATAACTTAACAAAGTTATGTATGTATTTTTCAGATGCAATAATAAAAGGAGATATAAATTTACAAGAAGAAATAGAAAATTTTTTAGATTTAAATAGATTATTAGTATTAAAATATTATCCTATAGAAAAAATAGAAACTGTTTATAAAAAATTTTATAAAAAAATTTTTTTATAA